One part of the Elusimicrobia bacterium HGW-Elusimicrobia-1 genome encodes these proteins:
- the galT gene encoding galactose-1-phosphate uridylyltransferase gives MPELRRDPVIGRWVIISSERSRRPTDFPKESGNHVGKDCPFCAGNEKLTPPEVLAYREPGTRKDADGWWVRVVPNKYPALAVEGTLNRAGEGMYDMMNGIGAHEVIIESPSHTKELHELDDKQVEDIIWVFRDRILDLRKDSRFDYILIFKNRGSAAGATLSHPHAQLIATPIVPKRVREEVNGAKSYYDYKERCVFCDIIKQELAENRRVVAENSDFVAITPFASRFPFEIWILPKKHDSDFEDIQKHETTSLASMMKNCLGRLNKVLDNPPYNYIIHNAPLKEPRLAHYHWHIEIMPAITKAAGFERGTGFYINPTAPEEAAKFLREAE, from the coding sequence ATGCCAGAACTCAGACGCGACCCCGTAATCGGCAGGTGGGTCATAATATCTTCAGAACGATCCAGAAGGCCGACTGATTTTCCCAAGGAAAGCGGAAATCACGTAGGCAAAGATTGTCCGTTCTGCGCCGGCAACGAAAAACTCACCCCGCCGGAAGTTCTTGCCTACCGCGAACCCGGAACGCGAAAAGATGCCGACGGATGGTGGGTTCGCGTGGTGCCCAATAAATATCCGGCGCTCGCCGTGGAAGGAACCCTCAACCGCGCCGGCGAGGGTATGTACGACATGATGAACGGCATAGGGGCCCACGAGGTCATAATAGAGTCGCCGTCCCACACCAAAGAACTGCACGAACTCGACGACAAACAGGTAGAGGACATCATCTGGGTCTTCCGCGACAGAATTCTGGACTTACGAAAAGATTCCAGATTCGACTACATCCTTATTTTTAAAAATCGCGGGTCGGCGGCGGGCGCCACATTGTCGCACCCGCACGCGCAGCTTATAGCCACTCCCATTGTGCCCAAGAGAGTGCGCGAGGAAGTCAACGGGGCAAAATCGTATTACGACTACAAGGAACGCTGCGTATTTTGCGACATCATCAAGCAGGAACTCGCGGAAAACCGCAGGGTCGTAGCGGAGAATTCCGACTTTGTGGCCATAACGCCGTTTGCATCCAGATTTCCCTTTGAAATATGGATACTGCCCAAAAAGCACGACTCGGATTTCGAGGACATACAGAAGCACGAAACCACGAGTTTGGCCTCGATGATGAAAAACTGTCTCGGGCGGCTTAACAAAGTGCTTGATAATCCTCCCTACAACTACATAATACACAACGCGCCGCTGAAAGAACCTCGCCTGGCGCACTACCACTGGCACATCGAGATAATGCCCGCGATAACTAAGGCCGCGGGATTCGAGCGCGGCACGGGATTTTACATCAACCCCACCGCCCCCGAGGAAGCCGCGAAGTTTTTAAGAGAAGCCGAGTAG